One Oscillatoria sp. FACHB-1406 DNA window includes the following coding sequences:
- a CDS encoding iron ABC transporter permease, whose amino-acid sequence MLSWQQSKFLRSEFNGWTVAVGAIALLIAAPVLCVLSSVFTDATEIWRHLATTVLWDYIANSLWLAIGVGLGVLVIGTGTAWLATMCRFPGRGVWEWALLMPLAAPAYILAYVYTDLLDYYGPVQAALRNIFGWESVRDYWFPNIRSLSGAIAMFVLVLYPYVYLLARVAFLEQSRCTLEASRCLGCNPWRSFFRVALPLARPSIVAGLALVLMEVLNDFGTVQFFGVSTFTTGIYRTWLGMGQRVAAAQLAAFLLLFVLLLIVLERYGRRQAKYYQFGNATPLVQQFELGGWRAILASLACFLPVFLGFLLPVGFLLQMTLTNLQKTLKPQFWEFASHSLILSSLTAVLAVAIALILAYGQRLQPSFFNRLAARIASMGYAIPGSVIAVGVLIPVGNIDNAIDRFARATFNVSTGLLFSGTITVLIFAYLVRFLAVSFNTVESSLAKIKPSLDDAARSLGRAPAEALVEIHTPLMAGGLLTAAMLVFVDAMKELPATLVIRPFNFDTLAVQVYNYASDERLVEASAPSLAIILAGLIPTIFLSWQIARSKIKNKVQS is encoded by the coding sequence ATGCTTTCCTGGCAACAGTCAAAATTCTTGCGTTCTGAGTTTAACGGTTGGACGGTTGCAGTCGGTGCGATCGCGCTTCTGATTGCCGCGCCCGTTCTCTGCGTCCTCAGTAGTGTTTTCACCGATGCGACAGAGATTTGGCGGCACTTAGCGACTACGGTACTTTGGGATTATATCGCTAATTCTCTGTGGCTCGCGATCGGGGTTGGATTGGGCGTATTAGTCATCGGTACGGGAACGGCTTGGTTAGCAACGATGTGCCGCTTTCCGGGGCGTGGGGTTTGGGAGTGGGCGCTGTTGATGCCCTTAGCGGCTCCTGCTTACATTCTCGCCTACGTTTACACCGATCTCCTCGATTATTATGGGCCGGTACAAGCCGCTCTGAGGAATATCTTTGGGTGGGAAAGCGTTCGCGACTATTGGTTTCCTAACATTCGTTCCCTCAGTGGCGCGATCGCAATGTTCGTTCTGGTTCTGTACCCTTATGTTTATCTTCTCGCTCGCGTCGCGTTTCTCGAACAGTCGCGCTGTACCTTAGAAGCGAGTCGCTGTTTGGGCTGCAATCCCTGGCGTAGTTTTTTTCGCGTCGCGCTGCCCCTCGCCCGTCCTTCGATTGTGGCCGGTTTAGCCCTCGTCCTCATGGAAGTTCTCAACGACTTCGGAACCGTACAATTTTTCGGCGTATCCACCTTTACCACGGGAATTTATCGCACTTGGTTGGGGATGGGACAGCGCGTTGCTGCGGCACAACTCGCTGCTTTTTTACTGCTGTTCGTCCTACTCCTTATTGTTTTAGAACGCTACGGTCGCCGCCAAGCGAAATACTACCAATTTGGTAATGCTACGCCGCTCGTCCAACAGTTCGAGCTAGGCGGATGGCGGGCTATTTTAGCGAGTTTGGCTTGTTTTCTGCCCGTGTTTCTCGGTTTTCTGCTGCCGGTGGGATTTTTACTGCAAATGACGCTGACAAACCTTCAGAAAACGCTAAAGCCTCAATTTTGGGAGTTTGCCAGTCATAGCTTGATTTTGTCGTCGCTGACCGCAGTTTTAGCGGTTGCGATCGCGTTAATTTTAGCCTACGGACAGCGCTTGCAACCCTCCTTTTTCAATCGCCTCGCCGCGCGTATCGCTTCGATGGGTTACGCCATCCCCGGTTCTGTGATTGCTGTCGGCGTACTGATTCCCGTCGGCAATATCGATAACGCGATCGATCGTTTTGCTCGTGCTACCTTTAATGTTTCCACCGGACTTCTCTTCAGCGGTACGATTACCGTTCTCATCTTTGCCTATCTCGTGCGTTTTCTCGCCGTTTCCTTTAACACCGTCGAATCCAGCCTCGCTAAAATTAAACCCAGTTTGGACGATGCCGCTCGCAGTTTAGGACGCGCGCCCGCTGAAGCTTTAGTAGAAATTCATACCCCCCTGATGGCGGGCGGATTGTTGACGGCGGCTATGTTAGTTTTTGTCGATGCGATGAAAGAATTACCGGCAACATTAGTCATTCGTCCCTTTAATTTCGATACACTAGCGGTACAGGTCTATAATTATGCTTCCGACGAACGTTTAGTTGAAGCTTCTGCTCCTTCGTTAGCTATCATTTTGGCAGGTTTAATCCCGACAATCTTCCTAAGTTGGCAAATCGCGAGGTCGAAAATCAAAAATAAAGTTCAGTCTTAA
- a CDS encoding ATP-dependent Zn protease, translating into MQQVSLNLIAIAIFLMTVSVLLGPLVHLSPAIPAAATLAVLGLATIDTLGLGGRGVTLLLDSVARLSGKYRDRVLHHEAGHFLTAYFLGIPIKSYTLNAWESFRAGNPGVGGVVVDTEQLRKSVPPQEIRLFVDRFSTVWMAGIAAEELLYETVEGGEDDRKKVTDTLLFFGQERSQSQLKQQWGKLQAKALIEKHREAYDALVEAMRKRADIADCYQAIQERAAEN; encoded by the coding sequence ATGCAACAAGTTTCTTTAAATCTGATTGCGATCGCCATTTTTTTGATGACGGTTTCCGTCCTCCTCGGGCCGCTCGTTCATCTCTCGCCTGCGATTCCTGCCGCCGCTACCCTAGCTGTTTTGGGATTAGCAACTATTGATACTTTAGGATTGGGCGGGCGCGGCGTAACCCTACTGCTCGATAGCGTAGCGAGACTTTCAGGGAAATATCGCGATCGCGTTCTCCATCACGAAGCCGGACATTTTCTGACCGCTTATTTTCTCGGAATTCCGATTAAAAGTTATACTTTAAATGCCTGGGAAAGTTTCAGAGCCGGGAATCCGGGAGTCGGGGGCGTTGTTGTCGATACCGAGCAACTGAGAAAGAGCGTTCCGCCTCAAGAAATTCGCCTTTTTGTCGATCGCTTTTCTACCGTTTGGATGGCGGGAATTGCCGCAGAAGAACTGTTGTATGAAACAGTAGAAGGTGGCGAAGATGACCGCAAGAAAGTCACCGATACGCTGCTATTTTTCGGGCAGGAGCGATCGCAATCTCAACTCAAACAACAGTGGGGAAAACTTCAGGCTAAAGCCTTAATTGAAAAGCATCGCGAAGCCTACGACGCTTTAGTTGAAGCGATGCGAAAACGAGCCGATATTGCCGACTGCTATCAAGCGATTCAAGAACGCGCTGCGGAGAATTGA
- a CDS encoding isochorismatase family protein, whose translation MNRVTTLTNPSSALAAIEAALPIDPQPYTIGDRPTGLVIVDVVNGFCTVGYSPLAPTEPDRQIATMVSESDRLAKAFAAKNLPILAFLDAHEPGKPEPPYPIHCEKGSGEEELVPELKWLETYPLTTLIEKDCINGFIGSIDINTGNNALIDWVNQHRLEALAVVGICTDICVMDFVITLLSARNHDMTQTLKDIIVYTEGCSTYDLSAEVAAQQGLPKTAIHPQSIAHHIGLYTMAERGAFIASQVFV comes from the coding sequence ATGAATAGAGTAACGACTTTAACGAACCCCAGTTCCGCTTTAGCAGCGATTGAAGCTGCTTTACCCATTGACCCTCAACCCTATACTATAGGCGATCGCCCCACCGGATTAGTTATCGTTGATGTGGTCAATGGCTTCTGCACGGTCGGCTATAGCCCTTTAGCGCCAACAGAACCCGACCGACAAATTGCTACAATGGTATCGGAGAGCGATCGCTTAGCCAAAGCTTTTGCAGCCAAAAATTTACCGATTTTAGCTTTTCTAGATGCCCACGAACCGGGCAAACCCGAACCTCCCTATCCGATTCATTGCGAAAAAGGATCTGGAGAAGAAGAATTAGTGCCGGAACTCAAGTGGTTAGAAACTTATCCCCTCACTACCCTTATTGAAAAAGACTGCATCAACGGCTTCATTGGTTCTATTGACATTAATACGGGAAATAATGCCTTAATTGATTGGGTTAATCAACACCGTTTGGAAGCTTTAGCAGTCGTTGGTATCTGCACGGATATCTGTGTGATGGATTTCGTTATCACCCTGCTTTCGGCTCGCAATCATGACATGACGCAGACTTTAAAAGATATTATTGTTTATACCGAAGGTTGCTCTACCTACGACCTTTCCGCTGAGGTAGCAGCCCAGCAAGGACTGCCTAAAACAGCCATTCATCCCCAAAGCATTGCACACCATATCGGACTCTATACGATGGCAGAACGAGGAGCTTTTATTGCCTCGCAAGTTTTCGTATAA
- a CDS encoding FAD-binding domain-containing protein: MSSTILFWHRNDLRLSDNIGLAAARQITPKVIGVFCLDPNILQRDDIAPARVAYMIGCLEELQESYQKAGSELLILHDTPEVALPKLAIALQAKSVFWNLDVEPYARTRDETVQQNLEAEGITVETGWDKLLHSPGEVLAKATGNPYTVYTPFWKNWSKQSKAAPAATLAGAEGLTESERKSAIEAGAQSLPSAKDLGYNWENGFVLTPGETAAREQLEAFCDRALLDYREQRNFPSIDSTSKLSAALKFGAIGIRTVWNATTEAYQNARSEETQANIETWQKELAWREFYQHAMYFFPELENGPYRPLFKDFPWNNNEKHFKAWCQGKTGYPIVDAAMRQLNEIGWMHNRCRMIVASFLTKDLIINWQWGEKYFMQNLYDGDLAANNGGWQWSASSGMDPQPLRIFNPSSQAQKFDPEGEYIRQWIPELSSLDSEYLVTGKIPTSERRSCGYPQPIVDHNKQQREFKRRYSEQQAETSLKN, from the coding sequence ATGTCCTCGACAATTCTATTCTGGCATCGCAACGACCTGCGTTTATCCGATAACATCGGACTTGCCGCCGCCCGCCAAATAACGCCCAAAGTTATCGGTGTTTTCTGTCTCGATCCCAACATCTTACAACGGGATGACATTGCGCCCGCTCGCGTTGCCTACATGATAGGTTGTCTGGAGGAGTTGCAAGAATCTTATCAAAAAGCGGGCAGCGAATTGCTTATTCTCCACGATACTCCCGAGGTTGCCCTACCCAAGCTCGCGATCGCGTTGCAAGCTAAAAGCGTATTCTGGAACTTAGATGTCGAACCCTATGCCCGCACTCGCGACGAAACCGTGCAGCAAAACCTCGAAGCGGAAGGGATTACCGTAGAAACCGGCTGGGATAAACTGCTGCATTCTCCCGGCGAAGTCCTCGCCAAGGCTACCGGAAACCCTTACACGGTTTATACGCCCTTCTGGAAGAATTGGAGTAAGCAGTCCAAAGCAGCGCCCGCAGCAACGCTAGCAGGGGCGGAAGGATTAACCGAAAGCGAACGAAAAAGCGCGATAGAAGCGGGGGCGCAAAGCTTACCTTCGGCTAAAGATTTGGGTTACAACTGGGAAAATGGCTTTGTTTTAACGCCGGGAGAAACCGCCGCGCGGGAGCAATTGGAGGCCTTTTGCGATCGCGCCCTGCTCGATTACCGAGAGCAACGCAACTTTCCCAGTATTGATAGTACCTCGAAACTGAGCGCCGCACTCAAATTCGGCGCGATCGGCATTCGTACCGTCTGGAACGCAACGACAGAAGCGTATCAAAATGCTCGCAGCGAAGAAACCCAAGCCAACATCGAAACCTGGCAAAAAGAACTGGCATGGCGAGAATTTTATCAACACGCGATGTACTTTTTTCCCGAACTCGAAAACGGCCCCTATCGCCCCTTATTTAAAGATTTTCCTTGGAATAATAACGAGAAACATTTCAAAGCATGGTGCCAGGGAAAAACCGGCTATCCTATCGTTGATGCTGCGATGCGCCAACTTAATGAAATCGGCTGGATGCACAATCGCTGCCGCATGATTGTTGCCAGTTTTTTAACTAAAGATTTGATTATTAATTGGCAGTGGGGAGAAAAATATTTTATGCAAAACTTGTACGACGGCGATCTTGCGGCTAATAACGGCGGTTGGCAATGGAGCGCTTCTAGCGGTATGGATCCGCAGCCGTTGAGAATTTTCAATCCTAGCAGTCAAGCCCAAAAATTCGACCCTGAAGGCGAGTATATTCGTCAGTGGATTCCCGAATTAAGTTCCCTCGATTCCGAATATTTAGTAACGGGAAAAATACCGACATCGGAACGAAGATCTTGCGGCTATCCCCAACCGATTGTAGACCACAACAAACAGCAACGCGAATTCAAACGGCGCTACAGCGAGCAACAAGCGGAAACTTCTTTAAAGAATTGA
- a CDS encoding NUDIX hydrolase codes for MTYRNPTPTVDIIIELIDRPHRPIVLIERKNPPYGWAIPGGFVDYGEPVEVAAQREAEEEVCLKVELLEQFYVYSDPKRDPRQHTLSVVFLAAATGEPAAADDAKNIGIFESWNQPSNLCFDHAQILKDYWYYRHYGVRPRLPYP; via the coding sequence ATGACTTATCGCAATCCCACCCCGACTGTTGATATTATCATCGAACTTATCGATCGCCCTCACCGTCCCATTGTCTTAATCGAACGCAAAAATCCGCCCTACGGTTGGGCAATTCCGGGAGGATTTGTCGATTATGGCGAACCCGTCGAAGTTGCAGCGCAGCGGGAAGCCGAGGAAGAAGTGTGTTTAAAAGTCGAACTGCTCGAACAATTTTACGTCTATTCCGACCCGAAGCGCGACCCTCGCCAGCATACACTCAGCGTTGTCTTTTTAGCGGCAGCAACGGGGGAACCAGCAGCGGCGGACGATGCGAAAAATATTGGCATCTTTGAGAGTTGGAATCAACCGTCGAATCTCTGTTTCGACCACGCTCAAATTCTGAAGGATTATTGGTACTATCGTCACTACGGGGTGCGCCCGCGTTTGCCGTACCCTTAA